The genomic segment TAAAGGCAATCCGGTCACGGTGCATTGCATTCATGTTAGCTTGAATCTTAAAGACAAATCCAGTGAATTCTGGATTCAGTGGATCTAGTTCGCCTTGGTTGGATGTTCGCGCTGCCGGCCCAGGGGCAAGCTTTAGAAAACTATCCAAGAAATTAGGAACCCCAAAATTACTTAAGGCACTTCCAAAAAAGACTGGCGTAACCTCTCCTCTGTTGACTCTTTCCATGTCGAACTGATTACCCGCCATATCAAGCAACTCAATATCTTCTTGTAAACGCTGCAACAATTCCTCTCCGATTCCTGATTGGACTTCAGGATCTCCGATCAAACCGGATTGTGGGGCACCTGAATTTTCAGTACGGTTACCTGCTGCATAACGGTCCACGAAACCACTCTGACGATCATAAATTCCTTTAAAAGTCCCCCCCATCCCAATCGGCCAGTTCATCGCATAGGCTTCAATGCCCAAGACTTTTTCAACTTCATCCATTAAATCAATTGGATTTTTCCCTTCCCGGTCGAGTTTATTGATAAAGGTAAAGATCGGAATTCCTCGCTTCTTACATACTTCAAACAGTTTAATGGTCTGCGCTTCGACCCCTTTGGCAACGTCGATCAACATGACTGCGCTATCAGCTGCCGTTAATGTCCGGTAGGTGTCCTCACTGAAATCCTGGTGACCCGGGGTGTCAAGAATATTGATAACATACCCTTTATAGTTGAATTGCATCGCACTCGACGTGATGGAGATTCCTCTTTGACGCTCCAATTCCATCCAATCTGAAGTTGCATACCGTTGAGTTTTGCGGGCCTTCACATTACCCGCCAAATGAATCGCTCCTCCAAATAAGAGCAGTTTTTCCGTCAAAGTCGTTTTCCCTGCGTCAGGGTGAGAAATAATCGCAAATGCTTTGCGGGATCGAATTTCTTCTT from the Desulfitobacterium metallireducens DSM 15288 genome contains:
- a CDS encoding peptide chain release factor 3 codes for the protein MEEEIRSRKAFAIISHPDAGKTTLTEKLLLFGGAIHLAGNVKARKTQRYATSDWMELERQRGISITSSAMQFNYKGYVINILDTPGHQDFSEDTYRTLTAADSAVMLIDVAKGVEAQTIKLFEVCKKRGIPIFTFINKLDREGKNPIDLMDEVEKVLGIEAYAMNWPIGMGGTFKGIYDRQSGFVDRYAAGNRTENSGAPQSGLIGDPEVQSGIGEELLQRLQEDIELLDMAGNQFDMERVNRGEVTPVFFGSALSNFGVPNFLDSFLKLAPGPAARTSNQGELDPLNPEFTGFVFKIQANMNAMHRDRIAFIRICTGRYERGMNVIHTRSRRKLRLAQPQQLFAQERTILDEAYAGDIIGVHDNGILRIGDVLAEKDGLEFEAMPFFSPENFARVSIKNALKRKQFIKGIQELQEEGAIHVFRDLHIGVEAPVIGVVGQLQFEVLEYRLRDEYGVDVEINHLPYEIVRWVPKDEEKIKILKDSSMSLVVLDQDENYAVLLLDKWKANWMSERYSIEFLEQPPLLRE